A region from the Halomarina litorea genome encodes:
- a CDS encoding thiamine pyrophosphate-binding protein, with protein sequence MTDTPEDYTGADLFVDILERYGVTHLFGNPGTTELPIMEALGDSELEYVLGLHEDIAVGMAGGYAQTKRYHAQDDDEVMPASVVNLHVTPGLAHGLGNVYAASMTGAPVVVTAGNHELDFRHEEPILSGDLLELVQQFCKFSAEVTSVDALPLLLRRAFRIALTPPMGPVFLSLPADVMMTETEQTPEPLGAIPTAGRGDAAQIAEAAELLVEAENPVLVLGDHVARAGGAEAAVELAEATGARVHGEMLACEVSFPGDHDQWLSFVPPREEFASMLLNTDTLVFVGTSTNTTLLPHESDLVPPEAACVHVGNDADEVGKLYQADAAVVGDPGEVMGELAGLVRERLDDGERDRRIEDVMELKESMAGTLAGVGAGDAEEGDTRASKAELVDAMGSVAPDAYIVDEGVTSKYPLMLRWPLQPNQFISNKGGGLGYGLPASVGAALAESERDDPRDVVGYVGDGSYLYYPHSLYSAARYDLDLTVVVSDNRNYRILKDNTNALFGGTDEDHTFVGMDFEPPIDIPKNAESHGAEGRLVESADDIAGAFEDAVGTPGPVVLDVMVHD encoded by the coding sequence ATGACCGACACCCCCGAGGACTACACCGGCGCGGACCTGTTCGTGGACATCCTCGAACGGTACGGCGTCACCCACCTGTTCGGCAACCCCGGCACGACCGAACTCCCCATCATGGAGGCACTGGGCGACAGCGAACTGGAGTACGTCCTCGGCCTCCACGAGGACATCGCGGTGGGGATGGCCGGCGGCTACGCCCAGACGAAGCGCTACCACGCGCAGGACGACGACGAGGTGATGCCCGCCTCCGTCGTGAACCTCCACGTCACGCCCGGCCTCGCCCACGGACTGGGCAACGTCTACGCCGCGAGCATGACCGGCGCGCCCGTCGTCGTCACCGCCGGGAACCACGAACTCGACTTCCGCCACGAGGAACCCATCCTCTCGGGCGACCTTCTCGAACTGGTCCAGCAGTTCTGCAAGTTCAGCGCGGAGGTCACCTCCGTCGACGCCCTCCCCCTCCTCCTGCGTCGGGCGTTCCGCATCGCGCTCACACCCCCGATGGGACCGGTCTTCCTCTCGCTCCCGGCGGACGTGATGATGACGGAGACGGAACAGACACCGGAACCGCTCGGCGCGATTCCCACGGCGGGGCGGGGCGACGCCGCACAGATAGCCGAGGCCGCCGAGTTGCTCGTCGAGGCGGAGAATCCGGTGCTGGTCCTCGGCGACCACGTCGCGCGGGCAGGCGGGGCGGAGGCCGCCGTCGAACTCGCCGAGGCGACGGGGGCGCGCGTCCACGGCGAGATGCTCGCCTGCGAGGTGAGTTTCCCCGGCGACCACGACCAGTGGCTCTCGTTCGTGCCGCCCAGAGAGGAGTTCGCCTCCATGCTCCTGAACACCGACACGCTGGTGTTCGTCGGCACCTCGACCAACACCACGCTCCTCCCCCACGAGTCCGACCTCGTCCCGCCAGAGGCGGCCTGCGTCCACGTCGGGAACGACGCCGACGAGGTGGGAAAACTGTACCAGGCGGATGCCGCCGTCGTCGGCGACCCCGGCGAGGTGATGGGCGAACTCGCGGGCCTCGTCCGCGAACGACTCGACGACGGCGAACGCGACCGCCGCATCGAGGACGTGATGGAACTGAAGGAGTCGATGGCCGGCACCCTCGCGGGCGTCGGCGCGGGCGACGCCGAGGAAGGCGACACGCGCGCCTCGAAGGCCGAACTCGTCGACGCCATGGGGTCGGTCGCCCCGGACGCCTACATCGTCGACGAGGGCGTCACCTCGAAGTACCCGCTCATGCTCCGCTGGCCCCTCCAGCCGAACCAGTTCATCTCGAACAAGGGCGGGGGACTGGGCTACGGCCTCCCGGCCAGCGTCGGGGCTGCCCTCGCCGAGAGCGAACGCGACGACCCCCGGGACGTGGTGGGGTACGTCGGCGACGGCTCGTACCTCTACTACCCCCACTCGCTCTATTCGGCGGCGCGCTACGACCTCGATTTGACGGTGGTGGTCTCGGACAACCGCAACTACCGCATCCTCAAGGACAACACGAACGCCCTGTTCGGCGGGACCGACGAGGACCACACCTTCGTCGGGATGGACTTCGAGCCGCCCATCGACATCCCGAAGAACGCCGAGAGCCACGGCGCGGAGGGGCGGTTGGTCGAGAGCGCCGACGATATCGCGGGCGCGTTCGAGGACGCCGTCGGGACCCCCGGGCCGGTGGTGCTCGACGTCATGGTCCACGACTGA
- a CDS encoding TRAP transporter permease: MSTSTDVSEGLSGMDDVRAAVRGWFDRPRGELTLRGVIATLAIVLSAYTFYYANTLVFVRVRHSNIFLGLGMALFFLYEALKHRYGTDDVVAYRDRERAPQDSILARARTVGGSFDWVVTVVEAVLILGAAYYVETNFDRLLNDAVVIGYTDTDFLVGAVIVLLVADATRRAYGWAITSVVAAAIAYAMAGPWLPSFLGHTGMSWQEVARYGAIGLSGTYGFILGVGTTWVAIFIIFAGMAKTFGALDYILDAGQSVGKRMRSGVVQVAVVSSMAMGSITGSAAANTATTGSFTIPMMQRQGVRDDFAAAIESVASSGGQMMPPVMGVAAFIMADILQVGYVRIIQAAIIPALLFYFSVGIAVQFVVLRFGWTTERDRSGNSFAQTLFSRGTLFTIGYLLVAAAAFVVVRGFAGALVAGAAALAAMLAARFVQSLVTQSGTTAVREDFGGSVAGFFSGAHFAVPMAVLVYTLVVMRLTPLSAGLYTAATLVATIFVRRLVVDDSPLWGLVNATTGTVKGLRDGAVDMSPLVGVLAAMGIIISMLTQTGLAQKISIRMVGLAGGVLIAVLVMAMFLSILFGLGMPTPAAYILVVILVAPGIIDVGVPEIIAHLFVFYFAMLSAITPPVAVAVAVGSRIANANFMQTGFQALRIGAPGFLIPFALVANPSLVYWELPATPIYTVIVFVGVVALVTATTAYDGTHELGWGHRIAYFTLSVAALYAPMLVVQAAAALLAVAGLALAQMGRLPLSGTSENVGR, encoded by the coding sequence ATGAGCACGTCAACTGACGTCTCCGAGGGTCTCTCGGGGATGGACGACGTCCGCGCGGCGGTGCGCGGGTGGTTCGACCGTCCCCGCGGCGAACTCACGCTCCGCGGGGTCATCGCCACGCTGGCCATCGTCCTGAGTGCCTACACCTTCTACTACGCGAACACGCTCGTGTTCGTCCGGGTGCGCCACTCCAACATCTTCCTCGGCCTCGGCATGGCGCTGTTCTTCCTCTACGAGGCGCTGAAACACCGCTACGGGACCGACGACGTCGTGGCGTACCGTGACCGCGAGCGCGCCCCGCAGGACTCGATTCTGGCGCGGGCGCGCACTGTTGGCGGGTCGTTCGACTGGGTCGTCACCGTCGTCGAGGCCGTCCTCATCCTCGGTGCGGCCTACTACGTCGAGACGAACTTCGACCGCCTGCTGAACGACGCCGTCGTCATCGGCTACACGGACACCGACTTCCTCGTGGGAGCGGTGATCGTCCTCCTGGTCGCCGACGCGACCCGGCGGGCCTACGGGTGGGCCATCACGAGCGTCGTCGCCGCCGCCATCGCCTACGCGATGGCCGGCCCGTGGCTCCCCAGTTTCCTCGGCCACACCGGCATGTCGTGGCAGGAGGTGGCCCGCTACGGCGCCATCGGCCTCTCGGGGACCTACGGCTTCATCCTCGGCGTCGGGACGACGTGGGTCGCCATCTTCATCATCTTCGCCGGGATGGCGAAGACGTTCGGCGCACTCGACTACATCCTCGACGCAGGCCAGAGCGTCGGCAAGCGCATGCGGTCGGGCGTCGTGCAGGTGGCCGTCGTCTCCAGCATGGCGATGGGGTCCATCACGGGCAGCGCGGCGGCCAACACCGCCACGACGGGGAGTTTCACCATCCCGATGATGCAGCGTCAGGGCGTCCGCGACGACTTCGCGGCGGCCATCGAGAGCGTCGCCTCCTCGGGCGGGCAGATGATGCCGCCCGTGATGGGCGTCGCCGCGTTCATCATGGCCGACATCCTGCAGGTGGGCTACGTTCGCATCATCCAGGCGGCCATCATCCCCGCGCTGCTGTTCTACTTCAGCGTCGGTATCGCGGTGCAGTTCGTCGTCCTCCGGTTCGGCTGGACGACCGAACGCGACCGCTCGGGCAACAGCTTCGCCCAGACCCTGTTCAGCAGGGGGACGCTGTTCACCATCGGCTACCTCCTCGTCGCCGCCGCCGCGTTCGTCGTCGTCCGCGGGTTCGCGGGTGCGCTGGTCGCCGGCGCCGCCGCCCTCGCGGCGATGCTCGCGGCGCGCTTCGTCCAGTCGCTCGTCACCCAGTCGGGGACGACGGCCGTCCGCGAGGACTTCGGCGGGTCCGTCGCCGGGTTCTTCTCCGGGGCGCACTTCGCCGTCCCGATGGCCGTCCTCGTCTACACGCTCGTCGTGATGCGGTTGACGCCGCTCTCGGCGGGCCTGTACACGGCGGCCACCCTCGTGGCGACCATCTTCGTCCGCCGCCTCGTCGTCGACGACTCCCCGCTGTGGGGGCTGGTCAACGCGACGACGGGGACGGTAAAGGGTCTCCGCGACGGCGCGGTGGACATGTCGCCCCTCGTCGGCGTCCTCGCCGCGATGGGCATCATCATCAGCATGCTCACGCAGACCGGACTGGCCCAGAAGATATCCATCCGGATGGTCGGCCTCGCCGGCGGGGTGCTCATCGCCGTCCTCGTGATGGCGATGTTCCTGTCCATCCTGTTCGGCCTCGGGATGCCGACGCCGGCGGCGTACATCCTCGTCGTCATCCTCGTCGCGCCGGGTATCATCGACGTGGGCGTGCCGGAGATCATCGCCCACCTGTTCGTGTTCTACTTCGCCATGCTGTCGGCCATCACCCCGCCCGTCGCGGTGGCGGTGGCGGTGGGGTCGCGCATCGCGAACGCGAACTTCATGCAGACGGGGTTCCAGGCGCTCCGAATCGGCGCGCCCGGGTTCCTCATCCCGTTCGCACTGGTCGCGAACCCGAGTCTCGTCTACTGGGAACTGCCGGCGACGCCCATCTACACCGTCATCGTCTTCGTCGGCGTGGTGGCGCTGGTGACGGCGACGACGGCCTACGACGGGACCCACGAACTCGGCTGGGGCCACCGAATCGCGTACTTCACGCTCTCGGTGGCCGCGCTGTACGCGCCCATGCTCGTCGTGCAGGCCGCGGCGGCACTGCTGGCCGTCGCGGGCCTCGCACTCGCCCAGATGGGTCGCCTGCCCCTCTCCGGGACGAGCGAGAACGTCGGGCGCTGA
- a CDS encoding TAXI family TRAP transporter solute-binding subunit — translation MADSNRFHRRTFLKTAGVAGAAALAGCTGGDGGGGNGSGGSGGSGGSGGATDMVMLTSTETTAAYAMSQGISATVNENSDAVRVDARPSEGTNANVGRLNREEAQIAYIQNWTAAKIRNGEDPFADLSFTPNQVHHLYDLGWFLCSANDGWKSVTDIESGSRVSPTPRGSGTAEMLEHALGYVTDDYERISVDYGGQASAMSEGRLDVGAGTFVNFSVEPGWLQEMKGTVDLRLLDWPDDITAKLEEDGSLLVTEIDTSDFEGFGYKPDTLTAPSLSYNFIVRNDFSYDAVYSYLETLHANREGLGEFHGLLKPLADEGYFLKNAYDMPFHPAAADFYEEIGIWSDEFTRGEE, via the coding sequence ATGGCAGACAGCAACAGGTTCCATCGGAGAACATTCCTCAAGACCGCCGGCGTCGCCGGCGCCGCAGCGCTGGCCGGCTGTACGGGCGGCGACGGCGGCGGCGGGAACGGGTCGGGCGGGTCCGGTGGCTCCGGCGGGTCGGGCGGCGCGACGGACATGGTCATGCTCACGTCGACGGAGACCACCGCGGCCTACGCGATGAGCCAGGGCATCTCCGCGACGGTCAACGAGAACAGCGACGCGGTGCGTGTCGACGCGCGCCCCAGCGAGGGGACGAACGCGAACGTCGGCCGCCTCAACCGCGAGGAGGCGCAGATCGCCTACATCCAGAACTGGACCGCCGCGAAGATTCGCAACGGCGAGGACCCCTTCGCGGACCTCTCCTTTACCCCCAACCAGGTCCACCACCTCTACGACCTCGGCTGGTTCCTCTGTAGCGCGAACGACGGCTGGAAGAGCGTCACCGACATCGAGTCGGGCAGTCGCGTCTCGCCGACGCCCCGCGGGTCGGGCACCGCCGAGATGCTCGAACACGCCCTGGGCTACGTCACGGACGACTACGAGCGCATCAGCGTGGACTACGGCGGACAGGCCAGCGCGATGAGCGAGGGTCGCCTCGACGTCGGCGCGGGCACGTTCGTCAACTTCTCGGTCGAACCCGGCTGGCTCCAGGAGATGAAAGGCACTGTGGACCTCCGCCTGCTCGACTGGCCGGACGACATCACGGCGAAACTGGAGGAGGACGGCTCGCTGCTCGTCACGGAGATCGATACGAGCGACTTCGAAGGCTTCGGCTACAAGCCTGACACGCTCACCGCCCCCTCGCTGTCGTACAACTTCATCGTGCGCAACGACTTCAGCTACGACGCGGTCTACAGCTACCTCGAGACGCTCCACGCCAACCGCGAGGGCCTCGGCGAGTTCCACGGCCTGCTGAAGCCGCTGGCCGACGAGGGGTACTTCCTGAAGAACGCCTACGACATGCCGTTCCACCCGGCGGCGGCCGACTTCTACGAGGAGATCGGCATCTGGAGCGACGAGTTCACCCGCGGCGAAGAGTGA
- a CDS encoding TIGR04024 family LLM class F420-dependent oxidoreductase → MSADRDVFLPVAAQPSVEALVEQAQRAEDLGYDRAWLPETWGRDAVTVLTSIARETESIGIGTSIMPLYSRSPALVGQTAATLQEVSDGRFRLGLGPSGPIVIENWHGVEYGNPLKRTRETVEIVRQVMTGEEVRYDGDQFELGGFRLRCAAPDPAPSIDVAGMGPKAVELAGRFADGWHALMLTPDGLEDRTEDLERGAELGDRDPDDLQVTLSLTCAALEDRERARDIVRQHTAFYVGGMGTFYRDNLARQGYEETANTVYDAWNDGERERATEAIDDDLLDELAVAGTPDEARERVEAFAALDGVDAVSISFPREATQEEIAATIDALAP, encoded by the coding sequence ATGAGCGCGGACCGCGACGTCTTCCTGCCGGTGGCCGCCCAGCCGAGCGTGGAGGCACTGGTCGAACAGGCACAGCGTGCCGAGGACCTCGGCTACGACCGGGCGTGGCTCCCCGAGACGTGGGGCCGGGACGCGGTGACCGTCCTCACCAGCATCGCCCGCGAGACCGAGTCGATAGGCATCGGGACGAGCATCATGCCGCTGTACTCGCGGTCGCCCGCCCTCGTCGGGCAGACGGCCGCCACGCTCCAGGAGGTCAGCGACGGGCGGTTCCGCCTCGGTCTCGGGCCGAGCGGTCCCATCGTCATCGAGAACTGGCACGGCGTGGAGTACGGCAACCCGCTCAAGCGCACCCGCGAGACGGTCGAAATCGTCCGGCAGGTCATGACGGGCGAGGAGGTGCGCTACGACGGCGACCAGTTCGAACTCGGCGGCTTCCGCCTGCGCTGTGCGGCCCCCGACCCCGCCCCGTCCATCGACGTGGCCGGGATGGGGCCGAAGGCCGTCGAACTCGCCGGACGCTTCGCCGACGGCTGGCACGCCCTCATGCTCACGCCCGACGGCCTCGAAGACCGCACCGAGGACCTCGAACGCGGCGCGGAACTGGGTGACCGCGACCCCGACGACCTGCAGGTGACGCTGTCGCTGACCTGCGCGGCCCTGGAAGACCGGGAGCGCGCCCGCGACATCGTCCGCCAGCACACCGCCTTCTACGTCGGCGGGATGGGGACGTTCTACCGCGACAACCTCGCCCGGCAGGGGTACGAGGAGACGGCGAACACCGTCTACGACGCGTGGAACGACGGCGAGCGCGAACGCGCGACCGAGGCCATCGACGACGACCTGCTCGACGAACTGGCCGTCGCCGGGACGCCCGACGAGGCCCGCGAGCGAGTCGAGGCGTTCGCCGCCCTCGACGGCGTGGACGCGGTGTCGATCTCCTTCCCCCGCGAGGCGACACAGGAGGAGATCGCGGCGACCATCGACGCGCTGGCACCCTAG
- a CDS encoding SDR family NAD(P)-dependent oxidoreductase, producing the protein MTTEQFSVAGETAIITGSSQGIGRTTAERFAEDGANVVVTSRSQEKVDEVADGINESDAAGRAIAVECDVRERDAVEALVEATVEEFGGVDVLVNNAGASFMANFEEISENGWKTIVDINLHGTYHCSQAVGEHMRDGDGGVIVNLASVAGTRGSPYMSHYGAAKAAVVNLTTTLSYEWASDDVRVNCIAPGFVATPGVASQMGVEADDVDRSDVNRRMGLSEEVSDLVQFLASPASSYIVGETIQIQGVPRIDESVEV; encoded by the coding sequence ATGACGACGGAACAGTTCAGCGTCGCCGGCGAGACGGCCATCATCACGGGGTCCTCACAGGGCATCGGTCGGACCACCGCCGAACGGTTCGCCGAGGACGGCGCGAACGTCGTCGTCACCTCCCGGTCCCAGGAGAAGGTCGACGAGGTGGCCGACGGCATCAACGAGTCCGACGCCGCGGGTCGGGCCATCGCCGTCGAGTGCGACGTGCGCGAGCGTGACGCCGTGGAGGCGCTCGTCGAGGCGACCGTCGAGGAGTTCGGCGGCGTCGACGTCCTCGTCAACAACGCCGGGGCGTCGTTCATGGCCAACTTCGAGGAGATCAGCGAGAACGGCTGGAAGACCATCGTGGACATCAACCTCCACGGGACGTACCACTGCTCGCAGGCGGTCGGCGAACACATGCGCGACGGCGACGGGGGCGTCATCGTCAACCTCGCGAGCGTCGCGGGCACGCGCGGGTCGCCGTACATGAGCCACTACGGCGCGGCGAAGGCCGCCGTGGTGAACCTGACGACGACGCTCTCCTACGAGTGGGCGAGCGACGACGTGCGCGTCAACTGCATCGCCCCCGGGTTCGTCGCCACGCCGGGCGTCGCCAGCCAGATGGGCGTCGAGGCCGACGACGTGGACCGGAGCGATGTGAACCGGCGCATGGGGCTGAGCGAGGAGGTGTCGGACCTCGTGCAGTTCCTCGCCTCGCCCGCCTCCTCGTACATCGTTGGCGAGACCATCCAGATTCAGGGCGTGCCCCGAATCGACGAGAGCGTCGAGGTATGA
- a CDS encoding MBL fold metallo-hydrolase, with protein sequence MDGHADTSSVHRIEYPVDWPPGHVASYLVECEDTLTLVDAGMPGPQCESVLRGALADRNFDVADLDCLVLTHPHVDHVGQVGTVLDEADPTVYVPAGVGDRFERDLDDLETAVRETATAAGLTDDQLEGAVSMAVESLRRNRGLLPPERVDHWVREGDPFEVGGTRVEPIHTPGHQADHCCYHLPESGVLVAGDMAIEPFRPVALHAGLDREVDEAIDAFYAALDRLDDLAETDDPRRVLPGHGPAHADLAGVVRRDRESLDRMLDRTVEAVRNADEPPSALDVTEGRVRDRGIEYIVAEVVGALRHLESAGRLESETVDGVRRYSLPEDASPAP encoded by the coding sequence ATGGACGGGCACGCCGACACGTCGAGCGTCCACCGCATCGAGTACCCGGTGGACTGGCCGCCGGGACACGTCGCCAGCTACCTCGTCGAGTGCGAGGACACCCTGACGCTCGTCGACGCCGGGATGCCCGGCCCCCAGTGCGAGTCGGTCCTCCGGGGGGCACTCGCCGACCGGAACTTCGACGTCGCGGACCTCGACTGCCTCGTGCTCACCCACCCGCACGTCGACCACGTCGGGCAGGTCGGGACGGTCCTCGACGAGGCCGACCCGACCGTGTACGTCCCCGCCGGCGTCGGGGACCGCTTCGAGCGCGACCTCGACGACCTCGAGACCGCAGTGCGCGAGACGGCGACGGCGGCGGGCCTGACCGACGACCAACTGGAGGGGGCCGTCTCGATGGCCGTCGAGTCGCTCCGGCGCAACCGGGGACTGTTGCCCCCCGAACGGGTCGACCACTGGGTGCGCGAGGGCGACCCGTTCGAGGTCGGCGGCACCCGCGTCGAGCCGATTCACACCCCCGGCCACCAGGCCGACCACTGCTGTTACCACCTGCCCGAGTCGGGCGTCCTCGTCGCCGGCGACATGGCCATCGAACCGTTCCGGCCCGTCGCGCTCCACGCCGGCCTCGACCGCGAGGTCGACGAGGCCATCGACGCCTTCTACGCCGCACTCGACCGACTGGACGACCTCGCGGAGACGGACGACCCCCGGCGCGTCCTCCCCGGGCACGGCCCGGCCCACGCGGACCTCGCGGGCGTCGTCCGGCGCGACCGGGAATCCCTCGACCGGATGCTCGACCGGACCGTCGAGGCCGTCAGAAACGCCGACGAACCGCCGTCGGCACTCGACGTGACCGAGGGCCGCGTCCGCGACCGGGGTATCGAGTACATCGTCGCCGAGGTGGTCGGCGCGCTCCGCCACCTCGAATCGGCGGGCCGCCTCGAGAGCGAGACGGTCGACGGCGTGCGCCGCTACTCGCTCCCCGAGGACGCCTCGCCCGCGCCGTAG
- a CDS encoding S1C family serine protease encodes MTDSMRRRAVLGVVGSALAAGCSGFGGSDSPDDSSATTDAPTESGGTTSPTVTRSLSTARAESVYTEVYRDVSPAIAQVVVGSGGQGTGFVVDDRHLVTNYHVVTPGVSTGSPTGPAAEEVSVRFEDASQRAARVVGRDIFADLAVVRVEDLPDGAAQVSFADRDPVIGQEVVAIGNPYGLAGSVSAGIVSGTDRLIPSPAGVPIPDAIQTDAAVNPGNSGGPLVGLGGDVLGVVNSGGGDNIAFAISAPLARRVVPALVESGTFEHSFVGVSLTEVTPTVARANDLAADRPRGLIVLRTVPGSPAEGVLRGSSQEQVDDVTVPVGGDVVLELGGQPVDTLEAFSAYLALETSPGDTVGVTVLRNGERRTLDVTLTDRPAP; translated from the coding sequence ATGACTGATTCGATGCGGCGGCGGGCGGTCCTCGGCGTCGTCGGGTCGGCGCTCGCGGCCGGGTGCAGCGGATTCGGCGGGTCGGACTCGCCGGACGATTCGTCGGCGACGACGGATGCGCCCACCGAGTCCGGGGGGACCACGTCCCCGACGGTGACCCGGTCGCTCTCGACGGCCCGCGCCGAGAGCGTCTACACCGAAGTCTATCGGGACGTCTCGCCCGCCATCGCCCAGGTGGTCGTCGGGTCGGGGGGACAGGGGACGGGGTTCGTCGTCGACGACCGCCACCTCGTGACCAACTACCACGTCGTCACGCCCGGCGTCTCCACCGGGTCGCCGACCGGTCCCGCCGCCGAGGAGGTGTCGGTGCGGTTCGAGGACGCCAGCCAGCGCGCCGCGCGGGTCGTCGGCCGCGACATCTTCGCCGACCTCGCGGTGGTGCGCGTCGAGGACCTCCCCGACGGCGCCGCCCAGGTCTCGTTCGCCGACCGCGACCCCGTCATCGGACAGGAGGTGGTCGCCATCGGCAACCCCTACGGGTTGGCGGGGTCGGTGTCGGCGGGCATCGTCAGCGGGACGGACCGCCTCATCCCGAGTCCCGCGGGGGTTCCGATACCGGACGCCATCCAGACGGACGCGGCAGTCAACCCCGGCAACTCCGGCGGTCCACTCGTCGGCCTCGGGGGCGACGTCCTCGGCGTCGTCAACTCCGGCGGCGGCGACAACATCGCGTTCGCTATCTCCGCCCCCCTCGCACGCCGGGTCGTTCCCGCGCTCGTCGAGTCGGGTACCTTCGAACACTCGTTCGTCGGCGTCTCGCTGACGGAGGTGACCCCCACCGTCGCGCGGGCGAACGACCTCGCGGCCGACCGCCCGCGGGGCCTCATCGTCCTCCGGACCGTCCCCGGGAGTCCCGCCGAGGGCGTCCTGCGCGGGAGCAGTCAGGAACAGGTCGACGACGTCACGGTCCCGGTCGGCGGCGACGTGGTCCTCGAACTCGGCGGGCAACCCGTGGACACGCTGGAGGCGTTCTCGGCGTATCTCGCGCTGGAGACCAGCCCCGGCGACACCGTCGGGGTGACGGTCCTGCGCAACGGCGAGCGCCGGACCCTCGACGTGACGCTCACGGACCGCCCGGCCCCCTGA
- a CDS encoding HAD family hydrolase encodes MTDYEGAFFDIGGVLLDLASVRAGYVTFLDRFAEREGIADSDALADDWRSALGAYFSGREGTEYRRALPGYQRAIEEATGREVAEAEWRPLFEEATAEHIRPVDGAVEVVEALDRAGVYLGVISDIDTWEAERMLGQFGIWERFHHVTTSEAVGRTKPDPAMFEAALSKAPVAPGDSLYVGDRYDHDMRGGKEAGLVTVAYGEEATDGPAENVDYVVEDFREILDIAGVRRE; translated from the coding sequence ATGACGGACTACGAGGGCGCGTTCTTCGACATCGGCGGGGTCCTGCTGGACCTCGCCTCCGTGCGGGCGGGTTACGTCACCTTCCTCGACCGGTTCGCCGAACGCGAGGGTATCGCCGACAGCGACGCCCTCGCGGACGACTGGCGGTCCGCGCTCGGCGCGTACTTCTCCGGGCGGGAGGGCACCGAGTACCGGCGCGCCCTGCCGGGCTACCAGCGAGCAATCGAGGAAGCGACGGGCCGCGAGGTGGCGGAAGCGGAGTGGCGGCCGCTCTTCGAGGAGGCGACGGCCGAGCACATCCGACCCGTCGACGGGGCCGTCGAGGTAGTGGAGGCGCTCGACAGGGCGGGCGTCTACCTCGGCGTCATCAGCGACATCGACACGTGGGAGGCCGAACGGATGCTCGGGCAGTTCGGCATCTGGGAGCGCTTCCATCACGTCACCACCTCCGAGGCGGTGGGCCGGACGAAACCGGACCCCGCGATGTTCGAGGCGGCGCTCTCGAAGGCCCCCGTCGCCCCCGGCGATTCGCTGTACGTCGGCGACCGCTACGACCACGACATGCGCGGCGGGAAGGAGGCGGGCCTCGTCACCGTCGCCTACGGCGAGGAGGCGACCGACGGCCCGGCCGAGAACGTCGACTACGTCGTCGAGGACTTCCGCGAGATTCTGGACATCGCGGGCGTGCGTCGGGAGTAG
- a CDS encoding DUF1684 domain-containing protein: MDEHEEWAADLQRQRTQKDEYFAQNPRSPIPASQRGDFDGLSYYPPDEDYRFELPLHEFDEHDELEVETTTDGRRTYLRWGEFRFSLDGSEYTLTAYRADADDGRLWVPFTDATNGETTYGGGRYLDLEPEDRAADGSWVLDFNDAYSPFCLYSERYECPLVPSENHLDVPIEAGERADY, from the coding sequence ATGGACGAACACGAGGAGTGGGCGGCGGACCTCCAGCGCCAGCGCACACAGAAAGACGAGTACTTCGCTCAGAACCCGCGCTCGCCCATCCCGGCGAGCCAGCGCGGCGACTTCGACGGCCTCTCGTACTACCCGCCGGACGAGGACTACCGGTTCGAACTCCCCCTCCACGAGTTCGACGAACACGACGAACTCGAGGTGGAGACCACGACGGACGGCCGGCGGACCTACCTCCGGTGGGGCGAGTTCCGCTTCTCGCTCGACGGGTCGGAGTACACCCTGACGGCCTATCGCGCCGACGCCGACGACGGCCGCCTCTGGGTCCCGTTCACGGACGCGACCAACGGCGAGACCACCTACGGCGGCGGGCGCTACCTCGACCTCGAACCGGAGGACCGCGCGGCCGACGGCTCCTGGGTGCTCGACTTCAACGACGCGTACAGCCCCTTCTGCCTCTACTCGGAGCGCTACGAGTGCCCGCTCGTCCCGAGCGAGAACCATCTCGACGTCCCCATCGAAGCCGGCGAACGCGCCGACTACTGA